In the genome of Candidatus Krumholzibacteriia bacterium, the window CGATCCGGGGGCGGCCCTGGTCAGAATCCTGGCGATGCGTGACCGCAATCCCGAGCCGCGGGATCGCGCCAAGGAACGTGCGATCATCGCCCTTCAGGACGGCGCGCCGCTGCGCGCGATCGAACTCCTGGAGCGCATGCTCGACGACGGCCGGCGCTTCCCGGATCTGTTGCACCTGCTGGGGCTCGCGCACGGTGCGCTCGACCAGCACGAGAGCGCCGAACGTGCCTTTCGCGAGGCGATCGCGATCCACCCCGGCTACACGAAGGCCCGCATGAATCTCGCTCTGACCCTCATGGAGCTCGAACGGTACGCGGAAGCCGACGCACAGCTGAACGACGTGCTCCGCTGTGATCCGCACCACCCTCTGGCCCTGAGCGCTCTCGACGAGATCCGTGCCCGGGCGGGGGGGAACTGAGACAGATGGTGGTCGACCACTACGACGTCCTCGGGATCGAGCCCACGGCCAGCACCGCAGAGGTCCGCTCGGCCTATTTCCGGTTGGCGAAGCAACTCCATCCCGATCGGCAGGTCCGTAGCGACCCCGTCGCGACCGAGCGCTTCCTGGCCGTGCAGAACGCCTACGAGATCCTGGTCGATCCCGCCCGACGCGAGGAGCACGATCGGCAGCGCCAGGGTGGAGACCCGACGGGCGAACCGGCCGCAGCGGAAGGACCGGCCGTCGTCGTACCCGAAGCGAGCCCGGCACCCGTGGGTCGCCGCGGGCCGACGCTCGAGGAGGCCCGCGACGCGCGGCTGGCCTACCAGAAGGCCCTGTCGCTGCTCGAGAACGGGGATCGAAGCCGTGCCCTGCGCACGATGGCCGCCGTCGTGCGCGCCGTCCCCGACGAGCCCGACTACGAATCCATGCTGGGCCATCTCATGGCCCTCGAGGGCGAGCGCTTGCACCGGGCCCGCGACCACTGCCGGCGCGCGGTGGAGGCGGAGCCCTACAATGCGGACTTCAAGGCCCGGCTCGGTTACGTCTACCTCCAGGCGGGGCTGATCGCGACCGCGCAGGACTGCTTCGACGCCGCGCTCGAACTCGACCCGCGCCATCCCCTGGCCCTCGAACACCGCAACGGCCGCGCGAAGCCGGGCTCCGGCGGCCTCCTACGGTCGATCGGGCGGTTGTTCGGGAAGAAGTGAGACACCGCGGCCTCGTCGGCCCGGACTTCCTTGACACCTCCCGGACCCGCCGACTAGCTTGGATCTTGACGACCCCTAGACGACCCTCGTGCTGGAGGTCTCGATGCGGACGGGTGTCATCCGCTGGTTCAGTGACCACCGAGGCTACGGTTTCATCGATCTCGACGACGAGAACAGGGGCGAACCCCTCTACGTACATCACACGGCGATCCTGGGGCGCGGTTACCGCTCGTTGCGCGCCGGTCAGACCGTGCGTTTCGAGGTCCGCCGGGACGGTTCGCTCCGGCAGGCCATCGACGTCGAAGTCGTCTGAGCCGATCCGGGTCGCTGCGGCGGCCCTCCACATCTCGGATCATCACCGGTTCCGAGAGAGGTTCCCGTCCCTCGGGGGCGGGAACCTTCGTGTTCGCCCCCGCGTTCATCGCACGCCACCCGTACTCCAGCCCACCCCGGGACGATGGTTCTCACCAAGCTGATCGAGAAATTCGTCAAGAACAAGGCGAAGCGTGACTACCAGAAGCTGCTTCCGCTCGTGGACCGGGTGAAGGAACTCCGGCCCGATTTCGAGGCACTCGACGACGACGCGCTCCGCGCGAAGACCGACGAGTTCCGCGCGCGTCTCGCCGACGGCGAGACCCTCGACGACCTCCTGCCCGAGGCCTTCGCCACGGTGTGGGAGACCTGCCGTCGCCTCACCGAGCGTGGCGAGAGCTGGGCGGTGATGGGGCAGGAGACCACCTGGAACATGGTGCCCTACGACGTCCAGATCATCGGCGGCGTGGCCCTGCACCAGGGCAAGATCGCCGAGATGGCCACGGGTGAGGGCAAGACCCTGGTCGCGACCATGCCCGTGTACCTGAACGCACTCGCGGGCAAGGGCGTGCACCTGGTCACCGTGAACGACTACCTCGCCCAGCGCGACGCCGAGTGGATGGGCGGGATCTACCGCTGGCTCGGTCTCACCGTCGGTTCGATCCGCAGTCAGATGACTCCGGCGCAGCGGCGTGAGTCCTACAACTGCGACATCACCTACGGAACCAACAACGAGTTCGGCTTCGACTACCTGCGCGACAACATGGCGGTGCGTGCCGAGGACCTGGTCCAGCGCGAGTACTTCTACGCAATCGTCGACGAGGTCGACTCGGTCCTGATCGACGAGGCACGTACGCCGCTCATCATCAGTGGTCCGGTGGCCCAGACGCGCGATCGCTACGGCGAACTGAAGCCGGCGGTCGAGAAGCTCGTGCGCCTGCAGACCCGGCTCGTGAACGAGCACCTGGCCGAGGCCGAGCGCGTCCTGAGGAACGGCGACGAAATCGGCGACGAGCTCGCCGTGAAGCTGCTGCAGGTGAACCGTGGCGGTCCGAAGCTCGCCCGTCTGCTGAAGCTCAAGAAGGACCATCCCTCGATCCAGGAAGTGATCTCGCGGACCGAGGCGGCCTACATGCGCGACAAGGCGATGTGGGAAGCCGACCAGGATCTCTACTACGTGATCGAGGAGAAGCAGAACTCGGTGGATCTCACCGAGAAGGGCCGCGAACACTTCGACGCCGGCGATCCCGACTTCTTCGTGTTGCCCGACCTGTCGGTAGAACTGGGGCGCATCGAGGGCGACGAATCGCTGAGCCCCGAGGACAAGGCCAAGCAGGTCGACGAGCTGCACCGCATCTACGGCGAACGCAACGAGGGCGTCCACGCCGTCCAGACGCTGCTGAAGGCCTACACCTTGTTCACCAAGGACGACGAGTACGTGATCCAGGACGGTCAGATCATGATCGTCGACGAGTTCACGGGCCGTATCATGCACGGCCGCCGCTTCAGTGATGGTCTGCACTCGGCGCTCGAGGCGAAGGAAGGCGTGACCATCCGTGGGGAGACCCAGACCTACGCGACGATCACGTTGCAGAACTACTTCCGCATGTACGACAAGCTGGCCGGGATGACGGGAACGGCCGAGACCGAGGCCGGCGAGTTCCACGACATCTATGATCTCGACGTGATGGTCATCCCGACCAACGAGCCGATCCGCCGTGACGACCGCGACGACCTGATCTTCCGGACGAAGCGCGAGAAATACAACGCGATCACCGACGAGATCCAGCGATTGAACGAGAAGGGCCTGCCGGTGCTCGTGGGCACCACCACGGTCGAGGTGAGCGAGACCCTCAGCCGCATGCTGCGCCGCAAGAGCATCAAGCACAACGTGCTGAACGCCAAGCAGCACGACCGCGAGGCCGAGATCGTGGCCGAAGCGGGCCGCCGGGGTGGCGTGACCATCGCCACGAACATGGCCGGTCGCGGGACCGACATCAAACTCGGCCCGGGCGTGCTCGAAGCGGGCGACGACGAAGACGTGGCCGGACTGCACATCATCGGCTCGGAACGCCACGAGAGCCGGCGCATTGATCGCCAGCTGCGAGGTCGCGCCGGACGCCAGGGCGACCCGGGGGCGTCGACCTTCTTCCTGAGTCTCGAGGACGACCTGATGCGCCTGTTCGCGGGCGTCGACAAGATCTCCGGGCTCATGGATCGCATGAACGTGGAGGAAGGCGAGGTCATCACCCACTCGATGGTGACCAAGGCCATCGAGCGCGCGCAGAAGCGTGTCGAGGGCCAGAACTTCTCGATCCGCAAGCGTCTGCTCGACTACGACGACGTCATGAACAAGCAGCGCGAGGTGGTCTACACCCTCCGGCGTGACGCCCTGCTCGATCCCGACGTCACCCCGATCCTCACCGAGATGATCGAGGAGACGGTCGACGACATTCTCGAGCAGTGCGTCGATCCGAATCTGCCGTCGGAGGAGTGGGACTGGGAGCTCCTGTCCCTCGAGTACACCTCGACCTTCCTCGTTCCGCTGCCGGTGGCCGACGAGGAACGCGAGAGCATCGGCCAGGACGTCCTGCGTGATCATCTGCTCGAGACCGCGATCGAGGCCCGCAGTGCCAAGCGGGAGCGGCTGGGGGCGGACCTGACCGAGCAGCTCGAACGTTACGTCGTGCTACGGACCATCGACGAGCTCTGGAAGGACCACCTGCACGAACTCGACATGCTCCGCAGCGGTATCGGACTGCGTGCCTACGGCCAGAAGGATCCCCTGCTCGAGTACAAGTCCGAGAGCTTCCAGCTCTTCGGAGACATGATGACCCGCGCGCGCAAGGAAACCGTGACCCGGTTCTTCCGCCTCGAGGTGGCGATGAAGCCCTCGCCCGACGCCGTGCTCCGCGGGGGCGCGGCGCGCAAGCCCGACGCCGGGGCGCCGACGGCGGCCGAAGATGCGTCGAGGGCGAAGGCCCAGGCGGGATCGGCTCTGGGCACCGCCGCCGGTGCTCCGCAACTGGAGGGCGTGTTCGACCAGGCGCGTACGAGCAAGGACTCGGTGTCGGCCATGGGGCAGGGAGCGACCGAACAACAGAAGGGCCAGACCGTGGTCCGTGAGGGCGAGAAGATCGGACGCAACGACCCCTGTCCGTGCGGCAGCGGTAAGAAGTACAAGCGCTGCCACGGCGCGAACTGAGCACCGAGCGCATGAACGAGCCGCGCATCACGATCGTCGGCGGAGGACTCGCCGGCACCGAGGCCGCGTTGCAGCTCGCGGATCGGGGCTTCGACGTCGACCTGTACGAGATGCGCCCGGTTCGTCGGACCGAGGCCCATCGCAGCGAGCGCCTGGCCGAGCTGGTCTGCAGCAACACCTTCAAGAGCGAGCGTACCGACACCCCCTCGGGCACTCTCAAGGTCGAACTCGAGCTGCTCGGCGCACGCCTCCTGCCGTTGGCGCGCCGGGCGAGGGTGCCCGGCGGTCACGCCCTCGCACTCGACCGTGAGATTTTCGGCGATCTCGTGACGCACGAGATCGAGGCCCACGATCGGATCCGCCTGATCCGCGAGGAGGTCTCGGAGCCCCCGGTCGACGGCCCGACGCTGATCGCCAC includes:
- a CDS encoding DnaJ domain-containing protein — its product is MVVDHYDVLGIEPTASTAEVRSAYFRLAKQLHPDRQVRSDPVATERFLAVQNAYEILVDPARREEHDRQRQGGDPTGEPAAAEGPAVVVPEASPAPVGRRGPTLEEARDARLAYQKALSLLENGDRSRALRTMAAVVRAVPDEPDYESMLGHLMALEGERLHRARDHCRRAVEAEPYNADFKARLGYVYLQAGLIATAQDCFDAALELDPRHPLALEHRNGRAKPGSGGLLRSIGRLFGKK
- a CDS encoding cold shock domain-containing protein — translated: MRTGVIRWFSDHRGYGFIDLDDENRGEPLYVHHTAILGRGYRSLRAGQTVRFEVRRDGSLRQAIDVEVV
- the secA gene encoding preprotein translocase subunit SecA, which produces MVLTKLIEKFVKNKAKRDYQKLLPLVDRVKELRPDFEALDDDALRAKTDEFRARLADGETLDDLLPEAFATVWETCRRLTERGESWAVMGQETTWNMVPYDVQIIGGVALHQGKIAEMATGEGKTLVATMPVYLNALAGKGVHLVTVNDYLAQRDAEWMGGIYRWLGLTVGSIRSQMTPAQRRESYNCDITYGTNNEFGFDYLRDNMAVRAEDLVQREYFYAIVDEVDSVLIDEARTPLIISGPVAQTRDRYGELKPAVEKLVRLQTRLVNEHLAEAERVLRNGDEIGDELAVKLLQVNRGGPKLARLLKLKKDHPSIQEVISRTEAAYMRDKAMWEADQDLYYVIEEKQNSVDLTEKGREHFDAGDPDFFVLPDLSVELGRIEGDESLSPEDKAKQVDELHRIYGERNEGVHAVQTLLKAYTLFTKDDEYVIQDGQIMIVDEFTGRIMHGRRFSDGLHSALEAKEGVTIRGETQTYATITLQNYFRMYDKLAGMTGTAETEAGEFHDIYDLDVMVIPTNEPIRRDDRDDLIFRTKREKYNAITDEIQRLNEKGLPVLVGTTTVEVSETLSRMLRRKSIKHNVLNAKQHDREAEIVAEAGRRGGVTIATNMAGRGTDIKLGPGVLEAGDDEDVAGLHIIGSERHESRRIDRQLRGRAGRQGDPGASTFFLSLEDDLMRLFAGVDKISGLMDRMNVEEGEVITHSMVTKAIERAQKRVEGQNFSIRKRLLDYDDVMNKQREVVYTLRRDALLDPDVTPILTEMIEETVDDILEQCVDPNLPSEEWDWELLSLEYTSTFLVPLPVADEERESIGQDVLRDHLLETAIEARSAKRERLGADLTEQLERYVVLRTIDELWKDHLHELDMLRSGIGLRAYGQKDPLLEYKSESFQLFGDMMTRARKETVTRFFRLEVAMKPSPDAVLRGGAARKPDAGAPTAAEDASRAKAQAGSALGTAAGAPQLEGVFDQARTSKDSVSAMGQGATEQQKGQTVVREGEKIGRNDPCPCGSGKKYKRCHGAN